From one Colletotrichum destructivum chromosome 3, complete sequence genomic stretch:
- a CDS encoding Putative P-type ATPase, HAD superfamily, P-type ATPase, transmembrane domain superfamily, with protein sequence MYLPAHVPIDCAPVRHREVHFGQITTLPNAKRAKERETPHQQPSSFCHGSLGLSANSISFGFGFGFLHQHRRKQQTIDAKGDLDQTITHPPILSLPPCPVARAVVSSARARPPRSSIMAPLVDNPQIRVAELWKPLPTYFHAYVWPFAILWPIFLRYYLTPELYEKHIASEEWTFVWIGSIVTLQSLVWLSTHWSVNLQALFTATRAKSIDEAELVKVIPVANAGSADICNIVRDKVGGKINTSFLFQKRRFIYYPEDKSFRTLAYDIDAEPKPKIGRYQQSRGITTQDELTRIEEHYGPNAFDIPVPTFTELFKEHAVAPFFVFQIFCVGLWMLDEYWYYSLFTLFMLVAFESTVVWQRQRTLNEFRGMSIKPYDVYVYRLGKWTEIMSDKLLPGDLVSVGRTKEDSGVACDMLLVEGTAIVNEAMLSGESTPLLKDSVQLRPADAHLEPEGLDKNAFLWGGTKVLQITHGNPDEEKPKLASGVPPPPDNGAMAIVQKTGFETSQGSLVRTMIYSTERVSANNVEALLFILFLLIFAIAASWYVWDEGVKKDRKRSKLLLDCVLIVTSVVPPELPMELSLAVNTSLAALAKYAIFCTEPFRIPFAGRIDIACFDKTGTLTGEDLVVEGIAGLGLGQTAGADTPRETDGAHSQMTPVDQIRLDTTLVLATAHALVKLDEGEVVGDPMEKATLTSLGWTLGRNDTLASKPATAAATGVSGTVQIKRRFQFSSALKRQSAVATVNGADKFGNRIRGTFVGVKGAPETIMKRLSTVPADYEETYKYFTRRGSRVLALAYKQLTVDNELGGSKINDLKRENVEAGLTFAGFLVLSCPLKDDAKEAVQMLNESSHRVVMITGDNPLTAVYVARDVEIVDRDVLILDAPEDNEGGDKLVWRSVDEKIIIPVDATKPLDPKIIESNDLCVTGYALAKFRDQVGWQQILRHTWVYARVSPKQKEDILVGLRDMGYYTLMAGDGTNDVGALKQAHIGIALLNGTQDDLTRIAEHSRNTKMKEIYQKQVDLMKRFNQPAPPVPVMIAHLYPPGTSNPHFNKAVEREALRKKITPEEWLKANGVSAIETVTSPGAQQLLNNNDPKAARQAKAAANAASFADKMTSSMMENELGDDEPPTLKLGDASVAAPFTSKLRNVIAVPNIIRQGRCTLVATIQTYKILALNCLISAYSLSVLYLEGIKFGDGQYTISGILMSVCFLSISRARVVEGLSKERPQPNIFNFYIIGSILGQFAVHVVTLIYIARFCDRLEPRSGDVDLEAEFAPSLLNSAVYLLQLIQQISTFAINYQGRPFREGLRENKGMFYGIVGVSALAFSCSMEFIPEINEQMKLVPFSDEFKTTMTGIMVIDYAACWVIEVVLKHLFSDYRPRDIAARRPEQLERERIRKEAVQKKKEEEEDQKRLEKVAEFERKVEERRQQLEAWRQGRRQ encoded by the exons atgtacCTACCTGCGCATGTACCTATAGACTGTGCCCCAGTTCGCCATCGCGAGGTGCATTTTGGACAGATAACCACCTTGCC caacGCGAAGagagcgaaagagagagagaccccACACCAGcagccctcctccttctgccACGGGTCACTTGGACTCTCTGCGAATTCCATCTCTTTTGGTTTTGGTTTTGGTTTCCTCCATCAGCATCGAAGAAAACAACAAACCATCGATGCAAAAGGGGACCTAGATCAAACGATAACTCACCCACCCATTCTATCGCTTCCGCCGTGTCCAGTCGCTCGAGCGGTCGTTTCCtccgcgcgcgcgcgcccaCCACGATCGTCCATCATGGCGCCGCTCGTGGATAACCCCCAGATCAGGGTGGCCGAGCTATGGAAGCCTCTTCCGACCTACTTCCACGCCTACGTCTGGCCTTTTGCCATCCTCTGGCCCATCTTCCTGCGCTACTACCTCACTCCCGAACTCTACGAGAAGCACATCGCCTCCGAGGAATGGACTTTTGTTTGGATTGGTTCCATCGTCACCCTCCAGTCCCTCGTGTGGCTGAGCACTCACTGGAGCGTCAACCTCCAGGCCCTCTTCACTGCCACCCGCGCCAAGTCAattgacgaggccgagctggtcAAGGTCATTCCTGTTGCCAACGCCGGCTCTGCCGACATCTGCAACATTGTTCGCGACAAG GTCGGCGGCAAAATAAACACCTCGTTCCTGTTCCAGAAGCGACGTTTCATCTACTACCCCGAGGACAAGTCTTTCCGAACCCTGGCCTACGATATCGATGCCGAGCCCAAGCCCAAGATCGGCCGTTACCAGCAGTCTAGGGGCATCACGACCCAGGACGAGCTGACGAGAATTGAGGAGCATTACGGCCCCAACGCCTTCGACATCCCCGTGCCCACCTTCACCGAGCTCTTCAAggagcacgccgtcgcccccttcttcgtcttccagaTCTTCTGCGTCGGCCTTTGGATGCTTGATGAGTACTGGTACTACTCGCTCTTCACTCTCTTCATGCTAGTCGCCTTCGAGAGCACCGTCGTCTGGCAGCGCCAGCGCACCCTTAACGAGTTCCGCGGCATGAGCATCAAGCCCTACGACGTCTACGTCTACCGTCTTGGCAAGTGGACCGAGATCATGAGCGACAAGCTCCTGCCCGGCGATCTTGTCTCTGTCGGGCGCACCAAGGAGGACAGCGGCGTCGCTTGCGACATGTTGCTCGTTGAAGGAACTGCTATTGTCAACGAGGCCATGCTTTCAGGAGAGAGCACGCCCCTCCTGAAGGACTCCGTCCAGCTCCGCCCGGCCGACGCCCATCTCGAGCCCGAGGGTCTTGACAAGAACGCCTTCCTCTGGGGTGGTACCAAGGTCTTGCAGATCACTCACGGCAAcccggacgaggagaagcccaAGTTGGCCTCCGGCGTGCCGCCTCCCCCCGACAACGGCGCCATGGCCATTGTTCAGAAGACCGGTTTTGAAACGTCTCAGGGCAGCCTGGTCCGCACCATGATCTACTCCACCGAGCGCGTGTCCGCCAACAACGTCGAGGCCCTGCTCTTCATCCTGTTCCTCCTTATTTTCGCGATCGCCGCCTCGTGGTACGTCTgggacgagggcgtcaagaagGACCGCAAACGCTCCAAGCTTCTTCTGGACTGTGTCTTGATCGTCACCAGTGTCGTGCCCCCCGAGCTGCCCATGGAGCTCAGTCTTGCCGTCAACACGAGTCTGGCAGCCCTGGCCAAGTACGCCATCTTCTGCACCGAGCCGTTCCGCATTCCCTTTGCTGGTCGCATCGACATCGCATGCTTTGACAAGACGGGTACTCTTACTGGCGAGGACTTGGTTGTTGAGGGCATTGCTGGCCTTGGACTAGGTCAAACCGCCGGCGCAGATACCCCCCGTGAGACTGACGGCGCCCACTCGCAAATGACGCCGGTCGACCAGATCCGTCTGGACACTACCCTGGTCCTTGCTACTGCACACGCGCTTgtcaagctcgacgagggcgaagtCGTTGGTGACCCCATGGAGAAGGCTACTCTCACATCTCTTGGCTGGACTTTGGGAAGAAACGATACCCTTGCCAGCAAGCCTGCCACGGCCGCTGCCACTGGCGTCAGTGGAACCGTTCAGATCAAGCGCCGCTTCCAGTTCTCCTCCGCTCTCAAGAGGCAGAGTGCCGTTGCGACTGTCAACGGCGCGGACAAGTTCGGCAACCGGATTCGCGGTACCTTTGTCGGTGTCAAGGGTGCCCCGGAGACTATCATGAAGAGACTGTCTACCGTGCCGGCCGACTACGAAGAGACCTACAAGTACTTCACCCGCCGTGGCTCCCgtgtcctcgccctcgcaTACAAGCAGCTCACCGTGGACAACGAGCTCGGAGGCAGCAAGATCAACGACCTGAAGCGAGAGAACGTGGAGGCTGGGCTCACTTTTGCCGGTTTCCTCGTCCTTTCGTGTCCTTTGAAGGACGATGCTAAGGAGGCTGTGCAGATGCTCAACGAGAGCAGCCACCGCGTCGTCATGATTACCGGAGACAACCCCCTCACCGCAGTCTATGTCGCGAGAGATGTTGAGATTGTGGACCGTGACGTCTTGATTCTCGATGCGCCTGAAGATAACGAGGGTGGCGACAAGCTCGTATGGCGCAGTGTCGACGAGAAGATCATCATCCCGGTTGATGCTACCAAGCCTCTGGACCCCAAGATTATCGAGAGCAACGATCTCTGCGTGACGGGCTACGCCCTGGCGAAGTTCAGGGACCAGGTCGGCTGGCAACAAATTCTCCGTCACACCTGGGTTTACGCGCGCGTCTCGCCCAAGCAGAAGGAAGATATCCTCGTTGGTCTCCGAGACATGGGATACTACACTCTGATGGCTGGTGACGGAACCAATGATGTCGGCGCTCTCAAGCAGGCCCACATTGGTATCGCTCTTCTTAACGGCACTCAGGACGATCTCACTCGCATTGCCGAGCACTCCCGCAACACCAAGATGAAGGAGATCTACCAGAAGCAGGTCGACCTCATGAAACGATTCAACCAGCCTGCACCCCCCGTCCCTGTCATGATCGCCCACCTGTACCCTCCTGGCACTAGCAACCCGCACTTCAACAAGGCTGTTGAGCGAGAGGCGCTGAGGAAGAAAATTACCCCCGAGGAGTGGCTTAAGGCCAACGGCGTCAGCGCCATCGAGACCGTCACGTCTCCCGGTGCCCAGCAActcctcaacaacaacgacccGAAGGCTGCTCGTCAGGCCAAGGCTGCTGCGAACGCGGCCAGCTTCGCCGACAAGATGACGTCTAGCATGATGGAGAACGAGttgggcgacgacgagcctcCCACTCTGAAACTTGGCGATGCGTCCGTTGCCGCTCCCTTCACGAGCAAGCTGCGTAACGTCATTGCCGTCCCGAACATCATTCGTCAGGGCCGTTGCACGCTTGTTGCAACCATCCAGACTTACAAGATTCTCGCTCTCAACTGTCTCATCAGTGCCTACAGTTTGAGTGTATTGTACCTCGAGGGCATCAAGTTTGGCGATGGCCAGTACACCATCAGCGGTATTCTGATGAGCGTCTGCTTCCTGTCCATCTCGCGTGCCCGCGTTGTCGAGGGCCTGTCCAAGGAACGACCCCAGCCCAACATTTTCAACTTTTACATCATTGGTTCGATCCTGGGACAGTTCGCCGTCCACGTCGTTACTCTGATCTATATCGCCCGCTTCTGCGACAGACTTGAACC CCGCTCTGGTGATGttgacctcgaggccgagttcgccCCCAGTCTGCTGAACAGCGCTGTGTATCTGCTCCAGCTCATCCAGCAGATCAGCACCTTCGCCATCAACTATCAGGGACGTCCGTTCCGCGAGGGTCTTCGCGAGAACAAGGGCATGTTCTACGGCATCGTCGGTGTGTCGGCCCTGGCCTTCTCCTGCTCGATGGAGTTCATCCCCGAGATCAACGAGCAGATGAAGCTGGTGCCTTTCAGCGATGAGTtcaagacgacgatgacgggcaTCATGGTCATTGACTACGCCGCCTGCTGGGTCATTGAGGTTGTCCTCAAGCACCTCTTCTCGGACTACCGCCCGCGCGACATCGCGGCGCGCCGACCCGAGCAGCTGGAGCGCGAGCGGATCCGCAAGGAGGCAgtgcagaagaagaaggaggaggaggaggaccaAAAGCGGCTGGAGAAGGTGGCTGAGTTCGAGCGCAAGGTTGAGgagcgccgccagcagctcgaggcGTGGAGACAGGGCCGGAGGCAGTAA
- a CDS encoding Putative lactate/malate dehydrogenase, malate dehydrogenase, active, L-lactate/malate dehydrogenase — translation MSFVQRRMFSASARSLSKVTVLGAAGGIGQPLSLLMKLNPRVTELALYDIRGGPGVAADISHVNTKSSVKGYDPTATGLASALKGAEVVLIPAGVPRKPGMTRDDLFNTNASIVRDLAKACAESCPDANILVISNPVNSTVPIVSEVFKARGVYNPKRLFGVTTLDVVRASRFVSEIKGTDPKDENITVVGGHSGVTIVPLFSQSNHPDLSSNAELVNRVQFGGDEVVKAKDGAGSATLSMAFAGARMAESLLRASQGEKGIIEPTFVDSPLYKDQGIDFFSSKVELGPNGVEKILPLGKVDAAEEKLLEACFADLKKNIAKGVAFVAQNPPK, via the exons ATGTCTTTCGTCCAGCGCCGCATGttctccgcctcggcgagaAGC CTCTCCAAGGTCACCGTCCTCGGTGCCGCCGGTGGTATTGGCCAGCCCCTCTCCCTGCTCATGAAGCTCAACCCCAGAGTCACTGAGCTCGCCCTCTACGACATCCGCGGAGGCCCTG gtgtcgccgccgacatctcCCACGTCAACACCAAGTCCTCGGTCAAGGGCTACGACCCCACCGCCACTGGCCTCGCCAGCGCcctcaagggcgccgaggttgtcCTCATCCCCGCCGGTGTTCCCCGCAAGCCTGGCATGACCCGTGACGACCTCTTCAACACCAACGCCTCCATCGTCCGcgacctcgccaaggccTGCGCCGAGTCGTGCCCCGACGccaacatcctcgtcatctccaACCCCGTCAACTCCACCGTTCCCATCGTCTCCGAGGTCTTCAAGGCCCGCGGCGTCTACAACCCCAAGCGCCTCTTCGGTGTCACCACccttgacgtcgtccgcGCCTCCCGCTTCGTCTCCGAGATCAAGGGCACCGACCCCAAGGACGAGAAcatcaccgtcgtcggcggtcACTCGGGCGTCACCATCGTTCCCCTTTTCTCCCAGAGCAACCACCCCGACCTGAGCTCCAACGCTGAGCTCGTCAACCGCGTCCAGttcggcggtgacgaggtcgtcaaggccaaggacggcgccggctccgccACCCTGTCCATGGCTTTCGCCGGTGCCCGCATGGCCGAGTCCCTGCTCCGCGCCTCCcagggcgagaagggcaTCATCGAGCCCACCTTCGTCGACTCTCCCCTCTACAAGGACCAGGGAATtgacttcttctcctccaaggtcgagctcggcccCAACGGTGTCGAGAAGATCCTGCCCCTCGGCAAggttgacgccgccgaggagaagctcctcgaggcctGCTTCGCCGACCTCAAGAAGAACATCGCCAAGGGTGTCGCTTTCGTCGCCCAGAACCCCCCCAAATAA